The following proteins are encoded in a genomic region of Thioflexithrix psekupsensis:
- a CDS encoding LON peptidase substrate-binding domain-containing protein — protein MSKNDVELTVPLFPLHTVLFPGGIVPLRIFEPRYLDMVSHCLRTDSPFGVCLIQEGSELDHQVQIHDTGTLAKIIHWDRRADGLLGIDAQGQQRFRVLSRRTLSNQLIEARVKLLADDPVQELPHLFEELADILAHLLKQLDKHYCSLLNIDYRSANWVSHRLSELLPLPLKQRQQLLELDNALKRLVLLQESVAIMKLRG, from the coding sequence ATGAGTAAAAATGATGTTGAATTAACCGTGCCATTATTTCCATTACACACGGTTTTATTCCCTGGCGGTATTGTGCCATTACGCATTTTTGAGCCGCGTTATTTGGACATGGTCAGTCATTGTTTACGTACAGATAGCCCGTTTGGCGTTTGTTTGATTCAAGAAGGCAGCGAATTGGATCATCAAGTGCAAATTCACGACACAGGGACATTGGCAAAAATTATTCATTGGGATCGACGGGCGGATGGCTTGTTAGGCATTGATGCACAAGGACAACAACGTTTTCGCGTGTTATCGCGCCGCACATTAAGCAATCAATTAATTGAAGCCAGAGTAAAATTATTAGCCGATGATCCCGTGCAAGAATTACCTCATCTTTTTGAAGAATTAGCCGATATTTTAGCCCATTTATTAAAGCAATTGGACAAGCATTATTGCAGTTTATTAAACATTGATTATCGCAGTGCCAATTGGGTCAGTCATCGTTTAAGTGAATTATTGCCTTTACCGTTAAAACAACGACAACAATTATTAGAATTAGACAATGCGTTAAAACGTTTGGTGTTATTACAAGAATCTGTGGCCATCATGAAATTACGCGGCTAA
- a CDS encoding response regulator — MKIRTKILATSLAIGFLPVVVIGYFALVESQDALSRQAFGQLESILELKKGQVESLFYTRQQDMQVLLNVVSTFQQNAFLKFESIQENKINQLQSYFRERANDIAVLAESSSVIASLQQYEEALFTQGESASTLDWPKKIAEQFDNEFRRYLVQGYHDVLLISLQGQVLYSATRGEEQGQNLLQGALQTTGLSRAFRRGRTQFSIQDISPHAPAENKHILFLAMPAYNSLKEVNGVVVMALTTNPINDIMQQYAGMGDTGESYLIGHSNNRFSYRNQGRANSGDRALQFGVEFTGDTQFLRAILRDNKPVIDLKAHDIDFLRAEAISPVNISGLDWLIVTTVKLEEVLSPKQQGERDDFFTRYVKQYNYRDLFLIHPDGLIFYSVMRESDYNTNIISGKYANSPLGQVVREVLKTRALGISDFDLYPPSDNSPAAFMALPLIHGGEIKLIVALQMSNERLNQIMAYNTGMGETGETYLVGSDYLLRSDSLRQHKEFFLKNALNESLNRRIETSSVKAALAGEMGKQTTQNYVNEPVLSAYTPIKVGQHQWALIAEISKQEAFAPIRVLQWGMGFTALAITLIVLFMISRFSRRLVTPLLQIREHLKLLSQGRITKTDIVYKANDEIAEIIQSVRQLKDNTRETIEQTRAIASGNYDKAVMMRSEEDELGRALLDMTSTLRQAISQTRTQDWLKGGQAQLNDTIRGEQDLAALARNIITFLCTYLKAPVGTFYILQPPNAQHAQPFLKLYAAYAFQKRKHLANEFEIGDGMVGQAALENQSILVSEIPDDYLSIQSSLGSAPPSNLLIMPFSYETQLKGVLEIGMFADIDAVQFEFLMQAMPIIGIAVQTAESRNQMQALLQQTQQQAEELQSQAEELQSQQEELRQANEELQARTQALELQKEDIRKTNEALEISRTAIEQKAQELELASKYKSEFLANMSHELRTPLNSLLILAQLLIDNKTGTMTDKQVEYARTIHSAGSDLLSLINEILDLAKVEAGKVEAHVEQVELMELLQNIEQKFRHLAEEKNLSYELNVAGNLPTHLFTDGQRLKQIVNNLLSNAFKFTSQGSIKMQVTRPTPEMAKRLNLPAHSSIAIAISDTGIGIAKDKQQVIFEAFQQAEGSTNRRYGGTGLGLSISRQLSRLLGGELLLESELGKGSTFILCIPEQLPNITPMPSMPSSVLEAATHSPVASSFAPSFKPKVAQIETDKSRSKSSTPSGEIATDSNAANKVEETLESSESLPIADDRELLNSADKLILIVDDDRKFSHVLMELAHEKDFKCLIAEDGLTALTLAQQYQPDAIILDIGLPGMDGWGVMEKLKDNPELRHIPVHFMSAADENRDARRMGAIGYLLKPISMEALSSSFRTIEHFIEKTLRSILIVTDSDEKSNEILSLIEAENVSPTVVKTCTEATQQLSQQSFECAIIDVDVEKAGQGLQLLAQWHDQDNPSQVPVILYSDRELNAEEESLRQRCEDRLTIKEVKSPERLLDEATLFLHQVSEQLPPEKRSMLQRLHDREAIFNGKRILLVDDDIRNTYALATFLEGKNMEVLVANNGQEGLDTLAEESPIDLVLMDIMMPEMDGYEAMQKIREQPALRKLPIIALTAKAMKGDKARCIEAGANDYLTKPVDTDRLLSLMRVWLYQ; from the coding sequence TATTTTAGAGCTTAAAAAAGGACAAGTTGAATCTTTATTTTATACACGACAACAAGACATGCAAGTATTGTTGAATGTGGTTAGTACGTTTCAACAGAATGCGTTCCTTAAATTTGAAAGCATTCAAGAAAATAAAATTAACCAATTACAGAGCTATTTCCGTGAACGTGCCAATGATATTGCTGTATTGGCAGAAAGCTCATCAGTTATTGCTTCATTGCAACAATATGAAGAAGCCTTATTTACGCAAGGAGAATCTGCATCAACATTGGATTGGCCAAAGAAAATTGCTGAACAATTTGATAATGAATTCCGTCGTTATTTGGTACAAGGTTATCATGATGTGTTATTAATTAGCCTGCAAGGCCAAGTATTGTACAGTGCAACTCGCGGTGAGGAACAAGGACAAAATTTACTGCAAGGCGCATTGCAAACCACGGGATTATCTCGTGCTTTTCGGCGGGGAAGAACTCAATTTTCTATTCAAGATATTAGCCCCCATGCACCTGCTGAAAATAAACATATTTTATTTTTAGCCATGCCTGCTTATAACAGTTTAAAAGAAGTCAATGGCGTGGTGGTTATGGCTTTAACGACAAATCCTATTAATGACATTATGCAGCAATATGCGGGCATGGGAGATACGGGAGAAAGTTATTTAATTGGACACAGTAATAATCGCTTTAGTTATCGCAATCAAGGCCGTGCTAATTCTGGAGATCGTGCGTTGCAATTTGGTGTGGAATTCACGGGAGATACGCAGTTTTTACGCGCCATATTGCGTGATAATAAACCCGTTATTGATTTAAAAGCGCACGATATTGATTTTTTACGTGCTGAGGCGATCAGTCCTGTTAATATTTCAGGTTTAGATTGGTTAATTGTCACCACTGTAAAATTAGAAGAAGTGTTGAGTCCCAAGCAACAAGGGGAACGGGATGATTTCTTTACTCGATATGTGAAGCAATATAATTATCGGGATTTATTTTTAATTCATCCTGATGGTTTAATTTTTTATTCTGTAATGAGAGAATCTGATTATAACACTAATATTATTAGCGGCAAATATGCGAATTCTCCTTTAGGGCAAGTGGTGCGAGAAGTATTAAAAACGCGAGCATTAGGTATTAGTGATTTTGATTTATATCCACCCAGTGATAATTCTCCTGCCGCATTTATGGCATTGCCATTAATTCATGGGGGAGAAATTAAATTAATTGTCGCCTTGCAAATGTCTAATGAACGCCTAAATCAAATCATGGCATACAATACAGGAATGGGAGAAACAGGCGAAACTTATTTAGTCGGTTCTGATTATTTATTACGTTCAGACAGTTTGCGCCAACATAAAGAATTTTTTCTAAAAAATGCCCTTAATGAATCGTTAAATCGGCGTATAGAAACCAGCAGTGTGAAAGCCGCATTAGCAGGAGAAATGGGCAAACAAACCACACAAAATTATGTGAATGAACCTGTTTTGTCAGCTTATACGCCCATTAAAGTGGGACAACATCAATGGGCGTTAATTGCTGAAATTTCTAAGCAAGAAGCTTTCGCGCCTATTCGGGTTTTGCAATGGGGAATGGGTTTTACTGCGTTGGCTATTACATTGATTGTGTTATTTATGATTAGCCGATTTAGTCGTCGTTTAGTCACTCCTTTATTGCAGATTAGAGAACACTTAAAATTATTGTCGCAAGGAAGAATTACTAAAACTGATATTGTCTATAAAGCCAATGACGAAATTGCTGAGATTATTCAATCGGTGCGTCAGCTTAAAGACAACACGCGAGAAACCATTGAACAAACTCGTGCTATTGCTTCAGGAAATTATGATAAAGCCGTGATGATGCGCTCTGAAGAAGATGAGCTAGGACGGGCGTTATTGGACATGACCAGTACCCTACGTCAAGCCATTTCGCAAACGCGCACGCAAGACTGGTTAAAAGGCGGTCAAGCGCAATTAAATGACACTATTCGCGGTGAGCAAGATTTAGCCGCATTAGCGCGCAATATTATTACTTTTCTCTGTACTTATTTAAAAGCCCCAGTGGGTACTTTTTATATTTTGCAACCGCCTAATGCGCAACACGCCCAACCTTTTTTAAAATTATATGCCGCTTATGCGTTTCAAAAACGCAAACATTTGGCTAATGAATTTGAAATTGGCGATGGTATGGTAGGGCAAGCTGCTTTGGAAAATCAAAGCATTTTGGTTAGTGAAATTCCTGATGATTATCTTAGCATTCAATCTAGTTTAGGTTCTGCGCCACCGAGTAATTTATTAATCATGCCTTTTTCTTATGAAACTCAATTAAAAGGCGTGTTAGAAATTGGGATGTTTGCGGATATTGATGCGGTGCAATTTGAATTTTTAATGCAAGCCATGCCGATTATTGGTATTGCGGTACAAACGGCTGAATCGCGCAATCAAATGCAAGCCTTATTGCAACAAACTCAACAGCAAGCCGAAGAATTGCAAAGTCAAGCCGAAGAATTGCAAAGTCAGCAGGAAGAATTGCGCCAAGCCAACGAAGAATTGCAAGCACGCACGCAAGCCTTAGAATTGCAAAAAGAAGACATTCGCAAAACCAATGAGGCTTTAGAAATTAGCCGCACCGCAATTGAGCAAAAAGCGCAAGAATTGGAATTAGCCAGTAAGTATAAATCAGAATTTTTGGCGAATATGAGCCATGAATTGCGCACGCCGTTAAATAGCTTATTAATTTTAGCGCAATTGTTAATCGATAATAAGACGGGAACAATGACCGATAAACAAGTCGAATATGCCCGCACGATTCACAGCGCAGGTTCTGATTTATTGTCGTTAATTAATGAAATCCTTGATTTGGCCAAGGTTGAAGCGGGTAAAGTTGAAGCCCACGTGGAACAGGTGGAATTGATGGAATTATTGCAAAATATTGAGCAAAAATTCCGTCATTTGGCTGAAGAGAAAAATTTAAGTTATGAACTGAATGTTGCAGGTAATTTGCCCACGCATTTATTCACGGATGGACAGCGGTTAAAGCAGATTGTAAATAATCTGTTATCTAACGCCTTTAAATTTACCAGTCAGGGCAGTATTAAAATGCAAGTGACACGCCCTACTCCAGAAATGGCAAAACGTTTAAATCTGCCTGCTCATTCCAGTATTGCTATTGCGATTTCTGACACGGGAATTGGCATTGCTAAAGATAAGCAACAGGTAATTTTTGAAGCCTTTCAACAAGCCGAAGGCAGCACTAATCGCCGTTATGGTGGCACAGGATTGGGTTTGTCGATTTCTCGCCAATTGTCGCGTTTATTGGGAGGAGAATTATTATTAGAAAGTGAATTAGGGAAAGGCAGTACTTTTATTCTTTGCATTCCTGAGCAATTGCCGAATATCACCCCAATGCCTTCTATGCCCAGTTCGGTATTAGAAGCGGCAACGCATTCACCAGTGGCTTCTTCTTTTGCACCTTCATTTAAACCGAAAGTAGCGCAAATAGAAACTGATAAATCGCGCTCTAAATCATCCACTCCCTCTGGTGAAATAGCGACGGATTCCAACGCGGCTAATAAAGTGGAAGAAACATTAGAATCCAGCGAATCTTTACCCATTGCAGATGATCGAGAATTATTAAATAGTGCGGATAAATTAATTTTAATTGTCGATGATGATCGCAAATTTTCTCATGTCTTAATGGAATTAGCCCATGAAAAAGATTTTAAATGCCTAATTGCTGAAGATGGTTTGACCGCATTGACATTAGCACAGCAATATCAACCTGATGCGATTATTTTAGATATTGGCTTGCCCGGAATGGATGGTTGGGGAGTCATGGAAAAATTGAAAGATAATCCCGAATTGCGCCATATTCCTGTGCATTTTATGTCGGCAGCGGATGAAAATCGAGATGCACGGCGAATGGGCGCAATTGGTTATTTATTAAAACCCATTAGCATGGAAGCATTAAGTTCTTCTTTCCGTACCATTGAGCATTTTATTGAGAAAACATTACGCAGCATTTTAATTGTGACGGATAGTGATGAGAAAAGTAACGAAATTTTATCACTGATTGAAGCAGAAAATGTTTCCCCTACGGTGGTGAAAACTTGCACCGAAGCCACACAGCAATTGTCACAGCAATCTTTTGAATGTGCCATTATTGATGTGGATGTGGAAAAAGCAGGGCAAGGACTGCAATTATTGGCGCAATGGCACGATCAAGATAATCCCAGTCAAGTTCCCGTGATATTGTACAGTGATCGAGAATTGAATGCCGAAGAGGAATCATTGCGTCAAAGATGTGAAGATCGGCTGACCATTAAAGAGGTGAAATCACCCGAACGATTGTTAGATGAAGCGACTTTATTTTTACACCAAGTTTCTGAACAATTGCCGCCTGAGAAACGCTCTATGTTGCAGCGTTTGCATGATCGAGAAGCAATTTTTAATGGCAAGCGAATTTTATTAGTGGATGATGATATTCGCAACACCTATGCGCTGGCGACGTTTTTAGAAGGTAAAAATATGGAAGTTTTAGTGGCAAATAACGGCCAAGAAGGCTTAGATACGTTGGCTGAAGAATCGCCTATTGATTTGGTATTGATGGACATTATGATGCCTGAAATGGACGGTTATGAAGCCATGCAAAAAATTCGTGAACAACCCGCATTGCGCAAATTGCCGATTATTGCATTGACTGCAAAAGCCATGAAAGGAGACAAAGCCCGCTGCATTGAAGCTGGCGCAAATGATTATTTAACGAAGCCCGTCGATACGGATAGATTGTTGTCGTTAATGCGGGTGTGGTTATATCAGTAA